Within Paeniglutamicibacter psychrophenolicus, the genomic segment AACGCCTTGATCATCGAGATCGTGACCCCCGGGGCCGAGGCCGTCGATGCGGCCGAGGCTGCCGGCTCCGACCTAGTGGTCGTGGCAGTTCCGCTGCACAAGTACAAGTCCGTCAACGCCGATGCGCTCGCCGGCGCGGTCGTGGTTGACGCCATGAACTACTGGTCCGTCACCGACGGGGACATTGCCGACTTCGAGGTCGATGACCGTTCCTCCTCCGAGGTCGTCGCGGCCCATCTGTCGGCCTCGCGGGTCGTGAAGTCCTTCAACCACATCGGCTACCACGAGATGGAACCGGACTCCGCGGCGCCCGGCACCGCCGACCGCCGTGCCTTGGCCATTGCCTCCAACGACGCGGCAGCCAAGGAACAAGTTGCCGCATTCATCGATGCGCTGGGCTTCGACGTCGTGGACGCCGGGGAACTGGCGTCGGGCAAGGCCTACGAGCCCGGG encodes:
- a CDS encoding NADPH-dependent F420 reductase, which codes for MDIGAQEHTASRGTIGILGAGRVGTAIARLAVAAGYRVKIATSKPAAENALIIEIVTPGAEAVDAAEAAGSDLVVVAVPLHKYKSVNADALAGAVVVDAMNYWSVTDGDIADFEVDDRSSSEVVAAHLSASRVVKSFNHIGYHEMEPDSAAPGTADRRALAIASNDAAAKEQVAAFIDALGFDVVDAGELASGKAYEPGTDVFNGRFNANELSMKLRPSLVTA